Proteins from a genomic interval of Medicago truncatula cultivar Jemalong A17 chromosome 3, MtrunA17r5.0-ANR, whole genome shotgun sequence:
- the LOC11411507 gene encoding uncharacterized protein isoform X2, whose protein sequence is MEQTLWGHLPVLLNVSSKESIEFILQALWRTRKTGLQSDDRCIIQDMLQLQNDYDLDPLLVCLRMLIRRCVYENTCKDDYPKLFPSEVLPELQKLLTLLLQKFQQQWQEDVLKDQNIVPRLKAMTWNMADQDTELSDPTAVINLKLQNDARFHSGELDLKFQLATDSVEMMLKEMHNMRDQFSAMDEAPKGN, encoded by the exons ATGGAGCAAACTTTGTGGGGTCATTTGCCGGTGTTGCTAAATGTTAGTTCCAAAGAATCTATTGAATTTATTCTTCAAGCCCTTTGGAGAACCAGAAAGACTGGCCTTCAATCCGATGACAGATGTATCATCCAAGACATGCTTCAACTCCAAAATGACTATGACCTCGACCCG CTTCTGGTTTGCCTCCGAATGTTAATCAGGAGGTGTGTTTATGAAAATACCTGCAAGGATGATTATCCAAAGTTGTTTCCCAGTGAAGTTCTGCCTGAATTGCAAAAGCTATTGACACTTCTGTTGCAGAAGTTTCAGCAACAGTGGCAAGAAGATGTGTTGAAAGATCAG AATATTGTGCCTCGACTAAAGGCAATGACATGGAATATGGCAGATCAGGATACAGAATTATCAGACCCTACAGCTGTTATTAATTTGAAG CTTCAAAATGATGCTCGATTCCACTCGGGAGAGTTGGATCTGAAGTTCCAGTTGGCTACAGATTCTGTAGAGATGATGCTAAAAGAAATGCACAATATGAGAGACCAATTTTCAGCCATG GATGAGGCACCAAAAGGGAATTAG
- the LOC11411507 gene encoding uncharacterized protein isoform X1, with protein MEQTLWGHLPVLLNVSSKESIEFILQALWRTRKTGLQSDDRCIIQDMLQLQNDYDLDPLLVCLRMLIRRCVYENTCKDDYPKLFPSEVLPELQKLLTLLLQKFQQQWQEDVLKDQNIVPRLKAMTWNMADQDTELSDPTAVINLKLQNDARFHSGELDLKFQLATDSVEMMLKEMHNMRDQFSAMEDEAPKGN; from the exons ATGGAGCAAACTTTGTGGGGTCATTTGCCGGTGTTGCTAAATGTTAGTTCCAAAGAATCTATTGAATTTATTCTTCAAGCCCTTTGGAGAACCAGAAAGACTGGCCTTCAATCCGATGACAGATGTATCATCCAAGACATGCTTCAACTCCAAAATGACTATGACCTCGACCCG CTTCTGGTTTGCCTCCGAATGTTAATCAGGAGGTGTGTTTATGAAAATACCTGCAAGGATGATTATCCAAAGTTGTTTCCCAGTGAAGTTCTGCCTGAATTGCAAAAGCTATTGACACTTCTGTTGCAGAAGTTTCAGCAACAGTGGCAAGAAGATGTGTTGAAAGATCAG AATATTGTGCCTCGACTAAAGGCAATGACATGGAATATGGCAGATCAGGATACAGAATTATCAGACCCTACAGCTGTTATTAATTTGAAG CTTCAAAATGATGCTCGATTCCACTCGGGAGAGTTGGATCTGAAGTTCCAGTTGGCTACAGATTCTGTAGAGATGATGCTAAAAGAAATGCACAATATGAGAGACCAATTTTCAGCCATG GAGGATGAGGCACCAAAAGGGAATTAG
- the LOC11414813 gene encoding SWI/SNF complex component SNF12 homolog, translating to MNNNQAKNFGASASSSSLFGPFGISPQSQQQQWNHLVSRSHPQTQFHGQFQFSEPQLHPQGFAQAHYAQLQSQAALASLQSSQTQPVTPLHNANTNTNVVSTPATGGSKRAGTQRNLLRTPGSSGANQNVPDKTMELTPASRRRMRELPEKQMLEKVATILPESALYTQLLDFEAQMDAALAKRKLGMQEAIRSPPHVQKTLRVYVFNTFSKHTKTDSEEDKTVEESSWSLKIIGRVLEDGNDLLSGILQRSSPSDTKFSDFFKKITICLDQNLYPENHIIVWDSAHSPKQQDGFEVKRKGDKEFTAVIKLDLKYSPEKFMVSAPLSRLLGVEVETRPRIIAALWHYVKSRKLQCADEPSFFICDPYLQRVFGEEKMGFTTAAQKLLEHLSQPKPIYLEHNIKLSGDCPSGTACYDVQVDMPIPMQKEMSAFLASNSIESNKEIETQDEMISANLKKIQEHRRRRAFFLSFSQSPAEFINATIASQSKGPKLVAGDAGRNSEKEQCPEFYNQPWVEDAVIRYLNRKGAGRDAREGN from the exons ATGAACAACAATCAAGCAAAAAATTTTGGTGCAtctgcatcatcatcatcattgtttGGTCCTTTTGGAATATCACCACagtctcaacaacaacaatggaaCCATCTTGTCTCTAGATCACACCCTCAAACCCAATTCCATGGTCAATTTCAGTTTTCAGAACCACAATTACATCCTCAGGGTTTTGCACAAGCTCACTATGCACAGTTGCAGTCTCAGGCAGCACTTGCTTCTTTacaatcatcacaaactcaacCTGTTACTCCATTGCATAATGCCAATACCAATACTAATGTTGTATCGACTCCGGCTACCGGTGGCTCCAAGCGAGCAGGAACTCAAAGGAACTTGTTGCGGACTCCAGGTTCGTCTGGTGCGAACCAAAATGTGCCGGATAAGACAATGGAATTGACTCCTGCTTCTCGGCGAAGGATGAGAGAGTTACCGGAGAAGCAGATGTTGGAGAAAGTGGCTACGATTCTGCCTGAGTCTGCTCTTTATACTCAATTGCTTGATTTTGAGGCTCAGATGGATGCTGCATTGGCTAAGAGAAAGCTTGGTATGCAGGAGGCTATTAGAAGTCCCCCCCATGTTCAGAAAACTCTGAGAGTTTATGTGTTTAATACGTTCTCGAAGCACACAAAAACTGACTCTGAGGAGGATAAAACTGTTGAGGAATCTTCTTGGTCTTTGAAGATAATTGGAAGGGTATTGGAAGATGGGAACGATCTTTTGTCTGGAATTTTGCAGAGATCAAGTCCTTCTGACACAAAGTTTTCtgattttttcaagaaaattacTATATGCTTGGATCAGAACCTTTATCCTGAAAATCACATTATTGTGTGGGATAGTGCTCATTCGCCTAAACAACAGGATGGCTTTGAGGTTAAGAGAAAAGGAGACAAAGAATTCACTGCAGTTATCAAATTAGATTTGAAATATTCACCTGAGAAGTTCATGGTCTCAGCACCATTGTCTAGACTCTTAGGGGTTGAGGTCGAGACTCGCCCGAGAATAATAGCTGCTCTTTGGCATTATGTGAAGTCCAGGAAGCTACAATGTGCCGATGAACCTTCATTCTTCATCTGTGATCCTTACCTCCAAAGGGTTTTCGGGGAAGAGAAGATGGGATTCACCACGGCTGCTCAGAAGTTGTTAGAGCATTTGTCACAACCAAAGCCTATATATTTGGAGCATAACATCAAGCTTTCTGGAGACTGCCCATCTGGAACTGCATGCTACGATGTACAGGTTGACATGCCTATTCCAATGCAGAAAGAAATGTCTGCATTCTTGGCTAGCAACAGCATTGAGAGTAACAAAGAGATTGAAACTCAAGATGAGATGATTTCCGCTAACCTAAAGAAGATCCAAGAGCATCGTAGAAGACGTGCTTTCTTTCTTAGCTTTAGTCAGTCTCCAGCAGAGTTTATCAATGCTACAATTGCTTCTCAGAGCAAGGGTCCAAAACTTGTTGCTGGGGATGCCGGCCGTAATTCTGAAAAGGAGCAGTGTCCTGAATTTTATAATCAACCATG GGTTGAGGATGCTGTCATTCGGTACTTGAACCGCAAAGGTGCTGGAAGAGATGCTCGTGAGGGCAACTAA
- the LOC112420223 gene encoding uncharacterized protein: protein MEYYEYYRRWMYDRTFPGRTGLKPQFVEGVDGFISWAWEQEICRDEGGIRCPCLKCRCRHIITDPGDVKKHLKKVGFMPNYWVWTYNGEMFQNFGAGVNAQASTSHGGTNVETNVEYNEDVNTDQFNMMDDMVADALGVELSYGEDVEDDEEEQPPNEKAQRFYRLLSESNTPLYEGSSHSKLSMCVWLLSHKSNYLNPDDGMDDITKMLKAVTPFKDNLPMNYHAAKRLVMKLGLSVKKIDCCRNGCMLFYDNEFGINDGPLEECKFCQSPRYGISKQKRVAVKSMFYLPIIPRLQRLFASMKTASQMTWHHSNGISGVMRHPSDGEAWKHFDRVHPDFAADPRNVRLGLCSDGFQPYVQSSAKPYSCWPIIVTPYNLPPEMCMTKPYLFLSCIVPGPDNPKAGIDVFLQPLIDDLKRLWVGELTYDISRKQNFKLRAALMWTINDFPAYGMLSGWSTHGRFACPHCMENTKAFTLESGGKSSWFDCHRPFLPHNHPFRRLKNGFKKDERVFVGPPPKITSEEVWTRVCDYPKVTDYGRAVPIPRYGVDHHWTKRSIFWDLPYWKDNLLRHNLDVMHIEKNVFDNIFNTVMDVKGKTKDNEKARKDLQIYCKRKDLELKPQPNGKLLKPKANYNLSAQEAKLVCQWLKDLRMPDGYSSNIGRCADVNTGRLHGMKSHDSHIFMENFIPIAFSSLPKHVLDPLIEISQFFKNLCASTLRVDELEKMEKNMPIIICQLEQIFPPGFFDSMEHLPVHLAYEAILGGPVQYRWMYPFERFMGDSKRAVKNLAKVEGSIVAIYTAKETTYFIGHYFVDRLLTPSNTRNEVQVNDLRDPSTLSVFNLDGRHAGKVLQYWMVDQKEMRSAHVHVLINCAEVKPYLEEFIAFYAEFGEGSTVGSIHEYFPAWFKQRVYNAEPTDEVIRLRQLSQGPLQCANEFHTYFVNGYKFHTHSWTEGKKTINSGVYVKGVTDGGEDDFYGVIKHIYELSYNDNKVVLFYCDWFDPSPRWTKINKLCNTVDIRVDKKYKEYDPFIMAHNVRQVYYVPYPPTLPRKRGWSVAIKTKPRGRIETEERNEEVAYQADDMTHVNEIIEVDQVTSWQDSQVEGDQVDPSILEMRNEVEDENEDVVDDNNEGDHQDNQVDDGDVDEYNYASDNNT from the exons ATGGAGTATTATGAATATTATCGTCGTTGGATGTACGATAGGACGTTTCCGGGAAGAACTGGACTAAAACCGCAATTTGTCGAAGGAGTTGACGGATTTATTTCATGGGCATGGGAGCAAGAAATCTGTAGAGATGAGGGAGGAATTAGATGTCCGTGTCTAAAATGTAGGTGCAGACATATAATTACCGATCCTGGAGATGTGAAGAAACACCTAAAAAAAGTTGGTTTTATGCCTAATTATTGGGTTTGGACATATAATGGTGAAATGTTTCAGAATTTTGGGGCAGGGGTCAATGCACAAGCTTCTACTAGCCATGGTGGAACAAATGTGGAAACAAATGTGGAATACAATGAAGATGTCAACACAGATCAATTCAACATGATGGATGATATGGTTGCGGACGCTTTAGGGGTGGAATTGTCTTACGGtgaagatgttgaagatgatgaagaggaaCAACCCCCGAATGAGAAGGCGCAAAGATTTTACCGATTGTTGAGTGAAAGTAATACACCTTTGTATGAAGGGTCTTCGCACTCTAAGCTATCTATGTGTGTGTGGCTTTTATCTCATAAGTCGAACTATCTTAATCCTGATGATGGTATGGATGATATTACGAAGATGTTGAAGGCCGTTACTCCGTTCAAAGATAATCTGCCAATGAATTATCATGCTGCGAAGAGGTTGGTGATGAAGTTGGGATTATCAGTTAAAAAGATTGATTGTTGTAGAAATGGATGCATGTTGTTCTATGACAATGAGTTTGGGATAAATGATGGACCATTGGAGGAATGTAAATTTTGTCAAAGCCCGAGGTACGGTATTAGCAAGCAGAAACGAGTTGCGGTTAAGTCAATGTTTTACTTGCCGATAATACCAAGATTACAAAGACTATTTGCATCGATGAAAACTGCTAGTCAAATGACGTGGCATCATTCAAATGGAATTTCCGGAGTGATGCGACATCCTTCTGACGGTGAAGCGTGGAAACACTTTGATCGAGTACATCCTGATTTTGCAGCAGATCCACGGAATGTGAGACTTGGATTATGCTCTGACGGTTTTCAGCCATATGTCCAATCCTCGGCAAAACCATATTCTTGTTGGCCAATCATTGTAACCCCGTATAATCTCCCTCCTGAAATGTGCATGACAAAACCATACTTGTTTTTGAGTTGTATTGTACCAGGACCAGATAACCCTAAAGCAGGCATAGACGTGTTTCTACAAccgttaattgatgatttgaagagGTTGTGGGTTGGAGAATTGACATATGATATTTctagaaaacaaaatttcaagttgAGAGCAGCTTTGATGTGGACAATTAATGATTTTCCCGCTTATGGCATGTTGTCCGGTTGGAGTACTCATGGTAGATTTGCATGTCCACATTGTATGGAAAATACAAAGGCATTTACTTTGGAAAGTGGAGGGAAGAGTTCGTGGTTTGACTGTCATCGTCCGTTCTTGCCTCATAATCACCCGTTTAGAAGACTTAAGAATGGTTTCAAGAAGGATGAGAGAGTTTTTGTTGGTCCTCCACCTAAGATTACATCAGAAGAAGTGTGGACAAGAGTTTGTGATTATCCAAAAGTCACTGATTATGGTCGAGCTGTCCCAATACCAAGATACGGAGTAGACCACCACTGGACTAAAAGGAGTATATTTTGGGACCTCCCATATTGGAAAGATAACTTGCTCAGACATAATCTTGATGTAATGCACATTGAGAAGAATGTCTTTGACAACATATTTAACACAGTGATGGATGTCAAAGGCAAAACAAAAGACAATGAGAAGGCTAGAAAAGACTTACAAATATATTGCAAGAGAAAGGATTTGGAGTTGAAACCTCAACCGAATGGGAAATTGTTGAAACCGAAAGCCAACTACAACCTATCTGCCCAAGAAGCGAAATTAGTGTGTCAATGGTTGAAGGATTTGAGAATGCCCGATGGATATTCTTCTAACATAGGCAGGTGTGCCGATGTCAACACGGGAAGGTTGCATGGGATGAAAAGTCATGACTCTCACATTTTCATGGAGAACTTTATCCCAATTGCATTTAGTTCATTGCCCAAACATGTGCTAGATCCACTTATTGAGAttagtcaattttttaaaaatttgtgcgCTTCAACCTTGAGAGTTGATGAACTTGAGAAAATGGAGAAGAATATGCCAATCATTATCTGTCAGTTGGAGCAAATTTTTCCACCAGGTTTCTTTGACTCTATGGAACATCTTCCTGTGCATCTGGCATATGAAGCTATACTTGGCGGACCTGTTCAATATAGGTGGATGTACCCTTTTGAAAGATTCATGGGTGACTCAAAACGAGCAGTTAAAAATCTGGCCAAAGTGGAAGGATCAATTGTTGCTATTTACACCGCCAAGGAAACCACATACTTTATCGGCCATTATTTCGTTGATCGTCTACTTACTCCATCAAATACAAGAAATGAAGTTCAGGTTAACGATTTACGGGATCCATCAACCTTATCCGTATTCAATCTTGATGGTCGACACGCGGGCAAGGTGCTTCAATATTGGATGGTAGATCAGAAAGAGATGCGGTCTGCTCATGTTCATGTTTTGATTAATTGTGCGGAAGTTAAACCATACCTTGA ggaatttattGCTTTTTATGCGGAGTTTGGTGAAGGATCGACAGTTGGTTCGATACATGAATATTTTCCAGCTTGGTTTAAACAAAGAGTGTATAATGCCGAGCCAACTGATGAAGTCATCCGTTTACGGCAATTATCTCAGGGTCCTTTACAATGTGCCAATGAATTTCACACCTACTTCGTGAATGGATATAAATTTCATACCCACTCTTGGACGGAAGGCAAAAAGACTATTAATAGTGGTGTTTATGTAAAAGGAGTTACAGATGGAGGTGAAGATGATTTCTATGGCGTGATCAAACACATTTATGAGCTTTCATATAATGACAATAAAGTGGTGTTGTTTTATTGTGACTGGTTTGATCCCTCGCCTAGAtggactaaaattaataaattatgcaACACTGTTGACATTCGAGTcgacaaaaaatataaagaatatgACCCGTTTATCATGGCACATAATGTTAGGCAAGTGTACTATGTTCCTTATCCCCCAACTCTACCACGCAAACGGGGTTGGTCTGttgcaatcaaaacaaaaccgAGGGGCCGCATCGAGACTGAAGAACGAAACGAAGAAGTTGCTTACCAAGCCGATGATATGACACATGTAAATGAGATAATTGAAGTAGATCAAGTTACAAGTTGGCAAGACTCTCAGGTTGAAGGGGATCAGGTTGATCCTTCTATTTTGGAGATGCGTAATGAAGTTGAAGATGAGAATGAAGacgttgttgatgataataatGAAGGGGACCACCAAGACAATCAAGTTGATGATGGTGATGTAGATGAATATAACTATGCATCTGATAACAACACTTGA